Proteins encoded in a region of the Streptomyces sp. PCS3-D2 genome:
- a CDS encoding acyl-CoA dehydrogenase codes for MGIGITQEQRELAEAMRGWVARVVPPEEVRKLLDSPPRTGVRPGYWDALAESGLLEPHLEGGTLLDLAVVVEEAARAALPGAYLPSALASVLLDRAGADPLAGRVGAVALEPGSLTATVTEGGGHLLDGLAPPVLGAGEADLVLLAAETAHGPRWFAVDAASLDIRTHDSADPTRPTAEVRARGAVVPAGRLLELDPALVRDLACTLFAADACGTAAWALHTAAEYAKVREQFGRPIGRFQGVKHLCADMLVRLEQARALAWDAAGAMDEPAEVRSLVAALAAGTALDTAYSCAKDCIQILGGIGFTWEHDAHIHLRRAVVARQLLGPGDGHRVRAVRCAAGGARRELRLELPDEAEAYRAKARAAVEGARGLDPAAARRVLAPTGYAAPYLPPPYGLGAGPVEQIVVQQELAAAGVKVSDLGIATWIVPSLLAYGTQAQRDAYALPTLRGEISWCQLFSEPGAGSDLASLRTRADRREDGSWLVNGQKVWTSSAHSADFGILLARTDPAAPRHKGLGYFVVDMKNTPGIDVRPLKEITGEALFNEVYLDDVELPADALVGAADDGWKVARNTLGNERVHMADQMTFDTGLEALLARAADLDGAQRARLGALAAEAHALACIGLRTTLQQVSGLEPGAGASVRKLVQTPHQQRTAELALELLGPAGAVQEGAGERAVHAMLMSRCLTIAGGTTQVQLNVVAERILGLPRD; via the coding sequence ATGGGCATCGGAATCACGCAGGAGCAGCGGGAGTTGGCCGAGGCGATGCGCGGCTGGGTGGCGCGGGTCGTGCCTCCCGAAGAGGTGCGCAAGCTGCTCGACTCCCCGCCGCGGACCGGGGTGCGACCCGGCTACTGGGACGCTCTGGCGGAGTCCGGGCTCCTGGAGCCGCACCTGGAGGGCGGGACCCTGCTCGACCTGGCCGTCGTCGTCGAGGAGGCCGCCCGGGCCGCCCTGCCGGGCGCGTACCTGCCGAGCGCGCTGGCCTCCGTACTGCTCGACCGGGCCGGGGCCGATCCCCTTGCCGGCCGGGTCGGGGCGGTCGCGCTGGAGCCGGGGAGCCTGACCGCCACGGTCACCGAGGGCGGCGGGCACCTGCTCGACGGGCTCGCACCGCCGGTGCTCGGCGCCGGCGAGGCCGATCTGGTGCTGCTCGCCGCGGAGACCGCGCACGGGCCCCGCTGGTTCGCCGTGGACGCCGCCTCGCTGGACATCCGTACGCACGACAGTGCGGATCCGACCCGGCCCACCGCCGAGGTGCGGGCCCGCGGTGCGGTCGTCCCCGCCGGGCGGCTGTTGGAGCTGGACCCGGCACTGGTCCGCGACCTCGCCTGCACGCTGTTCGCCGCCGACGCGTGCGGCACCGCCGCCTGGGCCCTGCACACGGCCGCCGAGTACGCCAAGGTGCGCGAGCAGTTCGGTCGGCCCATCGGGCGGTTCCAGGGCGTCAAGCACCTGTGCGCCGACATGCTCGTGCGGCTGGAGCAGGCCCGCGCGCTGGCCTGGGACGCAGCCGGCGCCATGGACGAGCCCGCCGAGGTGCGCTCGCTGGTCGCGGCCCTCGCCGCCGGGACCGCCCTGGACACCGCGTACTCCTGCGCCAAGGACTGCATCCAGATCCTCGGCGGGATCGGATTCACCTGGGAGCACGATGCCCACATCCATCTGCGGCGGGCCGTCGTCGCCCGCCAGCTGCTCGGGCCCGGCGACGGGCACCGGGTACGGGCCGTGCGGTGCGCGGCGGGCGGCGCCCGGCGGGAGCTGCGCCTTGAGCTGCCCGACGAGGCCGAGGCGTACCGCGCGAAGGCCCGCGCCGCCGTCGAGGGCGCGCGCGGCCTCGACCCGGCCGCCGCCCGGCGGGTCCTGGCCCCCACCGGCTACGCGGCGCCCTACCTGCCGCCGCCCTACGGCCTGGGCGCCGGACCCGTGGAGCAGATCGTCGTCCAGCAGGAGCTCGCGGCCGCCGGGGTCAAGGTCTCCGACCTCGGCATCGCCACCTGGATCGTGCCCTCCCTGCTGGCCTACGGGACGCAGGCGCAGCGCGACGCCTACGCACTCCCCACCCTGCGCGGGGAGATCAGCTGGTGCCAGCTCTTCTCCGAGCCGGGCGCCGGCTCCGACCTGGCCTCGCTGCGGACCCGGGCGGACCGGCGGGAGGACGGCTCCTGGCTGGTCAACGGGCAGAAGGTGTGGACGAGTTCCGCGCACAGCGCCGACTTCGGGATCCTGCTGGCGCGCACCGACCCGGCGGCGCCCAGGCACAAGGGGCTCGGGTACTTCGTCGTCGACATGAAGAACACCCCCGGGATCGACGTCCGGCCGCTGAAGGAGATCACCGGCGAGGCCCTCTTCAACGAGGTCTACCTCGACGACGTCGAACTCCCGGCGGACGCCCTGGTCGGCGCGGCCGACGACGGCTGGAAGGTGGCCCGCAACACCCTCGGCAACGAACGGGTGCACATGGCCGACCAGATGACCTTCGACACCGGACTGGAGGCGCTCCTCGCGCGCGCCGCCGACCTCGACGGCGCGCAGCGGGCCCGCCTCGGCGCGCTGGCCGCCGAGGCGCACGCCCTGGCCTGCATCGGGCTGCGCACCACGCTCCAGCAGGTGTCGGGGCTGGAGCCGGGCGCGGGCGCCTCCGTGCGCAAACTCGTCCAGACCCCGCACCAGCAGCGGACCGCCGAGTTGGCGCTCGAACTGCTCGGGCCGGCGGGCGCGGTGCAGGAGGGGGCGGGGGAGCGGGCGGTGCACGCCATGCTCATGTCCCGCTGCCTGACCATCGCCGGGGGCACCACGCAGGTCCAGCTCAACGTCGTCGCCGAGCGGATTCTCGGCCTTCCGAGGGACTGA
- a CDS encoding lipid-transfer protein has protein sequence MKSYIVGVGMTKFEKPESRDRQYWDMAKEAGTAALADAGVDYGLVQQVPVGYCFQASTAGQRAAYELGLSGVPVYNVNNNCATGSTALMMARQFVEGGLSDCVLALGFEKMKRGALGGGADGGDFKTSPVARHYAIMAAGHGFEMSPPTAQIFGNAAREHMERYGTTPAQLAAVGAKNHRHSADNPNAQFQDVYSVEEILAAKEIHAPLTKLQCSPTSDGAAAALVVSERFLVAHGLHDKAVEIVGQAMTTDTEESFASGSCIDVVGKPMSAAAARQAYEASGLGIEDVDVVELHDCFSINELLTYEALGMCEDGAAGKLVESGATTYGGRWVVNPSGGLISKGHPLGATGLAQAAELVWQLRGEAGARQVAGARVGLAHNIGLGGAAVVTLLRR, from the coding sequence ATGAAGTCGTACATCGTGGGCGTCGGCATGACGAAGTTCGAGAAGCCCGAGTCGCGGGACCGGCAGTACTGGGACATGGCGAAGGAGGCCGGGACCGCGGCGCTCGCGGACGCGGGCGTGGACTACGGGCTGGTGCAGCAGGTGCCGGTGGGCTACTGCTTCCAGGCCTCCACCGCCGGCCAGCGCGCGGCGTACGAGCTGGGGCTGAGCGGGGTGCCGGTCTACAACGTCAACAACAACTGCGCGACGGGATCGACGGCGCTGATGATGGCGCGGCAGTTCGTGGAGGGCGGACTGAGCGACTGCGTGCTGGCGCTGGGCTTCGAGAAGATGAAGCGGGGCGCGCTGGGCGGGGGCGCTGACGGAGGGGACTTCAAGACGTCGCCGGTGGCCCGGCACTACGCGATCATGGCGGCGGGCCACGGCTTCGAGATGTCTCCGCCCACGGCGCAGATCTTCGGCAACGCGGCGCGCGAGCACATGGAGCGGTACGGGACCACGCCCGCGCAGCTCGCGGCGGTCGGCGCGAAGAACCACCGGCACTCGGCGGACAACCCGAACGCGCAGTTCCAGGACGTGTACTCGGTCGAGGAGATCCTGGCGGCGAAGGAGATCCACGCACCGCTGACGAAACTCCAGTGCTCCCCGACCTCGGACGGGGCGGCGGCGGCCCTGGTGGTGTCCGAGCGGTTCCTGGTGGCGCACGGGCTGCACGACAAGGCGGTGGAGATCGTCGGACAGGCCATGACGACGGACACGGAGGAGTCGTTCGCGTCGGGCTCCTGCATCGACGTGGTCGGCAAGCCGATGAGCGCGGCGGCGGCCCGGCAGGCGTACGAGGCGTCCGGGCTCGGCATCGAGGACGTGGACGTGGTGGAGCTGCACGACTGCTTCTCGATCAACGAGCTGCTGACGTACGAGGCGCTGGGCATGTGCGAGGACGGGGCCGCGGGCAAGCTGGTGGAGAGCGGGGCCACGACGTACGGGGGGCGGTGGGTGGTGAATCCCTCGGGCGGGCTCATCTCCAAGGGCCACCCGCTGGGCGCGACGGGGCTGGCGCAGGCGGCGGAACTGGTCTGGCAGCTGCGGGGCGAGGCGGGTGCGCGGCAGGTCGCGGGCGCACGCGTCGGCCTGGCCCACAACATCGGCCTGGGCGGGGCGGCGGTCGTCACGCTGCTGCGCCGCTGA
- a CDS encoding Zn-dependent alcohol dehydrogenase, protein MRAALQSEIGQDKLEVVDDMEAVGFGPGKVRIRVRATGLCHSDLSAMSGVLPQPAPFVPGHEGSGVITDVGDGVTGHAIGDRVLVCWLPPCGHCPSCRRGQGHLCLEAFGNVATPNFKRAAGDVFGFAGTGTFSEEMVVPAACAIPIPDDLPFDIAALIGCGVTTGLGAAVNTARVEAGSCVAVIGCGGVGISVIQGAKVQGAAQIIAVDPVESRREAALRFGATEAVAPEEFADARHRITAGEGFDYVFEVVGKSATVQKAYEMTRRGGSVVVVGAGALDDDFRINMFSLFFDEKKILPSMYGGGDVLRSYERTISLWRAGRIDLANLITHRVSLAEVNDALDQMRTGVALRTCIEL, encoded by the coding sequence GTGCGCGCAGCACTGCAGAGCGAGATCGGCCAGGACAAGCTGGAAGTCGTCGACGACATGGAAGCCGTGGGCTTCGGCCCCGGCAAGGTCAGGATCCGGGTCAGGGCCACCGGCCTGTGCCACTCGGACCTGTCCGCCATGAGCGGTGTCCTGCCGCAGCCCGCCCCCTTCGTCCCGGGTCACGAGGGATCCGGCGTGATCACCGACGTCGGCGACGGTGTCACCGGCCACGCGATCGGCGACCGCGTCCTCGTCTGCTGGCTGCCGCCCTGCGGTCACTGTCCCTCCTGCAGGCGCGGCCAGGGCCACCTGTGCCTGGAGGCGTTCGGGAACGTCGCCACCCCCAACTTCAAGCGGGCCGCGGGCGACGTCTTCGGCTTCGCCGGCACCGGCACCTTCTCCGAAGAGATGGTGGTCCCCGCCGCCTGCGCGATCCCGATCCCCGACGACCTCCCCTTCGACATCGCGGCACTGATCGGCTGTGGCGTCACCACCGGCCTCGGAGCGGCCGTCAACACCGCCAGGGTGGAGGCCGGCTCCTGCGTCGCCGTCATCGGCTGCGGCGGCGTCGGCATATCCGTCATCCAGGGAGCCAAGGTGCAGGGCGCCGCCCAGATCATCGCCGTGGACCCGGTCGAGTCCCGCCGCGAGGCGGCCCTGCGCTTCGGAGCCACCGAGGCGGTCGCCCCGGAGGAGTTCGCCGACGCCAGGCACCGGATCACCGCCGGCGAGGGCTTCGACTACGTCTTCGAGGTCGTCGGCAAGTCCGCGACGGTGCAGAAGGCGTACGAGATGACACGGCGCGGCGGGTCGGTCGTCGTGGTCGGGGCCGGCGCCCTCGACGACGACTTCCGGATCAACATGTTCTCGCTCTTCTTCGACGAGAAGAAGATCCTGCCGTCGATGTACGGCGGCGGTGACGTGCTGCGCTCCTACGAGCGCACCATCTCCCTGTGGCGGGCCGGCCGCATCGACCTGGCCAACCTGATCACGCACCGGGTGAGCCTGGCGGAGGTCAACGACGCCCTGGACCAGATGCGCACCGGCGTCGCCCTGCGCACCTGTATCGAACTCTGA
- a CDS encoding helix-turn-helix transcriptional regulator — protein MVGVRDLDPSASPLDYYGSELRRLREDAGLNQAQLGSIVFCTGSLIGQVETTRRVPTRDFSERVDAALGTGGVFSRLVGLVLRSQLPTWFQAYAEMEARASYLSTYQAQLVDGLLQTEEYARAVLGVWSDDLDAKVAARMERQRVLDRENPPLMWVVMSEAVLHQEIGGRDVMRNQLAHLLAQQGRQWVQVQILPFEAGAHAGQPGSFSLLRFDDDPDIVYTEDFVQGHMTANPQALREGSLRYDHLQAAALSLEESAVRIARVMEERYGAHPEPAGRTVA, from the coding sequence ATGGTCGGCGTGCGCGATCTCGATCCCAGCGCCTCACCGCTGGACTACTACGGCTCCGAACTGCGCCGCCTGAGAGAGGACGCGGGCCTCAACCAGGCGCAGCTCGGCAGCATCGTCTTCTGCACGGGCTCGCTGATCGGCCAGGTCGAGACCACGCGGAGGGTCCCGACACGGGACTTCTCGGAACGCGTGGACGCGGCGCTCGGCACGGGCGGGGTGTTCTCGCGGCTGGTGGGGCTGGTGCTGCGGAGCCAGCTGCCGACGTGGTTCCAGGCGTATGCGGAGATGGAGGCGCGGGCGTCCTATCTCTCCACCTACCAAGCGCAGTTGGTGGATGGGCTGCTGCAGACGGAGGAGTATGCCCGGGCGGTCTTGGGGGTGTGGAGCGACGATCTCGACGCGAAAGTCGCCGCGCGGATGGAGCGACAGCGCGTACTCGACCGCGAGAACCCGCCACTGATGTGGGTGGTGATGAGCGAGGCCGTGCTGCATCAGGAGATCGGTGGCCGGGACGTCATGCGGAATCAACTCGCCCATTTGTTGGCCCAACAGGGGCGGCAGTGGGTGCAGGTGCAGATCCTGCCCTTCGAGGCGGGCGCCCACGCTGGGCAGCCGGGGTCGTTCAGCCTCCTGCGGTTCGACGACGACCCGGACATTGTCTATACGGAGGACTTTGTCCAGGGTCATATGACGGCCAATCCGCAGGCTCTCAGGGAAGGTTCACTCCGTTACGATCATTTGCAGGCTGCCGCCCTCTCGCTGGAGGAATCGGCGGTCCGGATCGCCCGCGTAATGGAGGAACGTTATGGAGCTCATCCAGAACCTGCCGGGCGCACGGTGGCGTAA
- a CDS encoding Nif3-like dinuclear metal center hexameric protein — MPRLSEVIAALDALWPPSRAEQWDAVGTVCGEPEAEVTRVLFAVDPVQEIADEAVELGADLIVTHHPLYLRGTTTVEAGTFKGRVVHTLIKNDIALHVAHTNADTADPGVSDALAGALDLRITGPLVPDPTDPEGRRGLGRICELDRPEPLREFAARCAAWLPPTAQGIRVAGDPDAMIRRVAVSGGSGDSLLAEVRAAGVDAFVTADLRHHPVSEAREQSPLALVDAAHWATEWPWCEQAAAQLDAISERHGWGLRTHVSRTVTDPWTAHAPSVVSSTPSSISGAPN; from the coding sequence GTGCCCCGTCTCTCTGAAGTCATCGCCGCGCTGGACGCTCTCTGGCCCCCCTCGCGGGCCGAGCAGTGGGACGCGGTCGGAACCGTATGCGGCGAACCCGAAGCCGAGGTCACCCGGGTCCTGTTCGCGGTGGACCCCGTCCAGGAGATCGCCGACGAAGCCGTGGAGCTGGGGGCCGACCTGATCGTCACCCACCACCCCCTGTACCTGCGCGGTACCACCACGGTCGAGGCCGGCACCTTCAAGGGCCGCGTCGTGCACACGCTGATCAAGAACGACATCGCGCTGCACGTCGCCCACACCAACGCCGACACCGCCGACCCGGGCGTCTCCGACGCCCTCGCCGGCGCCCTGGACCTGCGGATCACCGGTCCGCTGGTGCCGGACCCGACCGACCCGGAGGGCCGCCGAGGCCTCGGCCGGATCTGCGAGCTGGACCGCCCCGAGCCCCTGCGCGAGTTCGCCGCCCGCTGCGCCGCGTGGCTGCCGCCGACCGCCCAGGGCATCCGGGTCGCCGGCGACCCGGACGCCATGATCCGGCGCGTCGCCGTCAGCGGCGGCTCCGGCGACAGCCTCCTCGCCGAGGTCCGCGCCGCCGGCGTGGACGCCTTCGTGACCGCCGACCTGCGTCACCACCCGGTGTCCGAGGCCCGCGAGCAGAGCCCGCTGGCCCTCGTCGACGCCGCTCACTGGGCCACCGAGTGGCCCTGGTGCGAGCAGGCCGCCGCGCAGCTCGACGCGATCTCCGAGCGCCACGGCTGGGGTCTGCGCACCCACGTCTCGCGCACGGTCACCGACCCGTGGACGGCGCACGCGCCGTCCGTCGTCTCTTCAACTCCCTCATCTATCTCAGGAGCCCCCAACTGA
- a CDS encoding 3-oxoacyl-ACP reductase, with product MSLPLEGLSAIVTGAGRGLGRAEAIELARLGASVVVNDFGQPGRDGSGEASAAPAQEVAEEIRAAGGRAVAHLGDVADFEQARELVELAVDRYGKLDILVNNAGILRDRMVFSMSEEEWDAVIRVHLKGHFNTTRFASAHWRERSKAAGGPVYGRIVNTSSEAFLGGSAGQPNYAAAKGGIVGLTTSTALALAKYGVTANAICPRARTRMTEDVFAGFEVPEDGTLDALAPEHVAPLVGYLASPASARANGQLFVVHGGIVVVMERPRVAAKFDTGKESFSYEELDQALTPYYDSRPANETFAAPEVLGLRHG from the coding sequence ATGTCACTGCCACTTGAGGGACTCTCCGCCATCGTCACGGGGGCGGGCCGCGGGCTCGGCCGGGCCGAGGCGATCGAGCTCGCGCGGCTGGGTGCGAGCGTGGTCGTCAACGACTTCGGCCAGCCCGGCCGGGACGGCTCGGGGGAGGCCTCGGCCGCCCCGGCCCAGGAGGTGGCCGAGGAGATCCGCGCCGCGGGCGGGCGGGCCGTCGCCCATCTCGGCGACGTGGCCGACTTCGAGCAGGCCCGTGAGCTGGTCGAGCTGGCCGTCGACCGCTACGGGAAGCTCGACATCCTGGTCAACAACGCGGGCATCCTGCGCGACCGGATGGTCTTCTCGATGTCGGAGGAGGAATGGGACGCGGTGATCCGGGTCCACCTCAAGGGCCACTTCAACACCACCCGCTTCGCGTCCGCCCACTGGCGCGAACGGTCCAAGGCGGCCGGCGGCCCGGTCTACGGCCGGATCGTCAACACCTCCTCCGAGGCCTTCCTCGGCGGCTCGGCCGGCCAGCCGAACTACGCCGCGGCCAAGGGCGGCATCGTGGGGCTGACGACCTCGACCGCCCTGGCCCTGGCCAAGTACGGGGTGACGGCCAACGCCATCTGCCCGCGTGCCCGCACCCGTATGACGGAGGACGTCTTCGCCGGCTTCGAGGTCCCCGAGGACGGCACGCTGGACGCCCTCGCCCCCGAGCACGTGGCCCCGCTCGTCGGCTACCTGGCCTCACCCGCCTCCGCCAGGGCCAACGGGCAGCTCTTCGTCGTGCACGGCGGCATCGTCGTCGTCATGGAACGCCCCAGGGTGGCGGCGAAGTTCGACACGGGCAAGGAGTCCTTCTCCTACGAGGAGCTCGACCAGGCCCTCACCCCGTACTACGACTCCCGCCCGGCGAACGAGACCTTCGCCGCGCCGGAGGTCCTCGGCCTCAGGCACGGCTGA
- a CDS encoding DUF397 domain-containing protein produces the protein MELIQNLPGARWRKSSYSSDTGGQCVECAPLGALAWRKSSYSGDTGGNCVEVAAQPCLVAVRDSKVPEGPVFTVRPAAFEAFVRAVSV, from the coding sequence ATGGAGCTCATCCAGAACCTGCCGGGCGCACGGTGGCGTAAGTCCTCGTACAGCTCCGACACCGGCGGACAATGTGTCGAGTGTGCCCCGCTCGGAGCCCTGGCCTGGCGCAAGTCCTCGTACAGCGGCGACACCGGCGGCAATTGCGTCGAGGTCGCAGCCCAGCCGTGCCTCGTCGCCGTGCGGGATTCCAAGGTCCCCGAGGGGCCCGTCTTCACCGTCCGCCCCGCCGCTTTCGAGGCGTTCGTGAGGGCCGTCTCTGTGTGA
- a CDS encoding zinc ribbon domain-containing protein, whose protein sequence is MNAEPADQIRLLDVQALDVRLSQLAHKRTSLPEHAELDTLTKDLTQQRDLLVAAQTQASDTAREQTKAEQDVDQVRQRAVRDQQRLDSGVGISARDLANLQSEVVSLAKRQGDLEDVVLEVMERLEAAQERVSELTGRVSALEAKVADATARRDAATAEIDTEAAKVTKDREVIVTSMPGDLMALYEKIRVKQGGVGAARLYQRRCEGCRLELDMAEVNEIKAAARDQVVRHENCGRILVRTADSGI, encoded by the coding sequence CTGAACGCCGAGCCCGCCGACCAGATCCGACTTCTCGATGTCCAGGCGCTGGACGTCCGGCTGTCTCAGCTCGCCCACAAGCGCACGTCGCTGCCCGAGCACGCCGAGCTCGACACGCTCACCAAGGACCTGACGCAGCAGCGCGACCTGCTGGTCGCCGCCCAGACCCAGGCGAGCGACACGGCACGCGAGCAGACCAAGGCGGAGCAGGACGTCGACCAGGTGCGCCAGCGCGCGGTCCGCGACCAGCAGCGGCTGGACTCCGGCGTGGGCATCTCGGCCCGGGACCTGGCGAACCTGCAGAGCGAGGTCGTCTCCCTCGCCAAGCGCCAGGGCGACCTGGAGGACGTGGTCCTGGAGGTCATGGAGCGGCTGGAGGCCGCGCAGGAGCGCGTCTCCGAGCTCACCGGACGGGTCTCCGCGCTGGAGGCCAAGGTGGCCGACGCCACCGCCCGCCGTGACGCGGCCACCGCCGAGATCGACACCGAGGCCGCCAAGGTCACCAAGGACCGCGAGGTGATCGTCACCTCGATGCCGGGCGACCTGATGGCCCTGTACGAGAAGATCCGCGTCAAGCAGGGCGGGGTGGGCGCCGCGCGCCTCTACCAGCGCCGCTGCGAAGGCTGCCGGCTGGAGCTCGACATGGCCGAGGTCAACGAGATCAAGGCCGCGGCCCGCGACCAGGTCGTCCGGCACGAGAACTGCGGCCGCATCCTGGTCCGTACGGCCGACTCGGGCATCTGA
- a CDS encoding MaoC/PaaZ C-terminal domain-containing protein, whose product MPIDAARALAADPRQGDIGWDHKDIQLYHLGLGAGLPATDPEELRYTLESKLHVLPSFATVAGAGMAMLGGLAAPGIEVDLAHVLHGGHSIELHRPIPVTGRATSSSKVAAVYDKGKAAVIVLRSEVADADGPLWTSDAQIFVRGEGGFGGERGPSVKGELPGRDPDRVEERHVREDQGLLYRLSGDWNPLHADPEFAKLAGFDRPILHGLCSYGMTLKAVVDTALGGDVSRVRTYRTRFAGIVFPGETLRIRMWQETGRVLVSVTAVERDDAPVLADTVVEHS is encoded by the coding sequence ATGCCGATCGACGCCGCCAGGGCACTCGCCGCAGACCCCCGTCAGGGGGACATCGGCTGGGACCACAAGGACATCCAGCTCTACCACCTCGGCCTCGGCGCGGGCCTGCCGGCCACCGACCCGGAGGAGCTGCGCTACACCCTCGAATCCAAGCTCCACGTCCTGCCCAGCTTCGCGACCGTCGCCGGAGCCGGCATGGCCATGCTCGGCGGCCTCGCCGCCCCCGGCATCGAGGTCGACCTCGCCCACGTCCTGCACGGCGGCCACTCCATCGAGCTGCACCGGCCCATTCCCGTCACGGGGCGGGCCACCTCCAGCTCCAAGGTCGCCGCCGTCTACGACAAGGGCAAGGCGGCCGTGATCGTGCTGCGCTCCGAGGTCGCCGACGCCGACGGACCGCTGTGGACCAGTGACGCGCAGATCTTCGTACGCGGAGAGGGCGGCTTCGGCGGCGAGCGCGGGCCCTCCGTCAAGGGGGAGCTGCCCGGGCGGGACCCCGACCGGGTCGAGGAGCGGCACGTCCGCGAGGACCAGGGCCTGCTCTACCGCCTCTCCGGCGACTGGAACCCCCTGCACGCCGATCCCGAGTTCGCCAAGCTCGCCGGCTTCGACAGGCCGATCCTGCACGGCCTGTGCTCGTACGGCATGACCCTCAAGGCCGTCGTCGACACGGCCCTCGGCGGGGACGTCTCCCGGGTCCGCACCTACCGCACGCGCTTCGCCGGGATCGTCTTCCCGGGCGAGACGCTGCGCATCCGGATGTGGCAGGAGACCGGCCGCGTCCTGGTGTCGGTGACCGCCGTCGAACGGGACGACGCGCCGGTCCTCGCCGACACCGTCGTCGAACACTCGTAG
- a CDS encoding DNA-binding response regulator — translation MPVEHRRTRTLRVLLEPHNPALALQLGLQPDIDVVRDAAARPEVALVEDLAAVTALLEDDPECRILVLTGSARPGLREAALAAGAAGLVLRDDRVEALAEAIRRASTGETVIDPALG, via the coding sequence ATGCCCGTGGAACACCGCCGGACCCGCACCCTGCGGGTCCTCCTGGAACCGCACAATCCGGCTCTGGCGCTCCAGCTCGGCCTCCAGCCGGACATCGACGTCGTACGGGACGCGGCGGCCCGCCCCGAGGTGGCTCTGGTGGAGGATCTCGCGGCGGTGACCGCCCTGCTGGAGGACGATCCGGAGTGCCGGATCCTGGTCCTGACGGGCTCGGCGCGCCCGGGCCTGCGGGAGGCCGCGCTCGCCGCCGGCGCGGCGGGGCTGGTCCTGCGGGACGACCGGGTGGAGGCCCTGGCGGAGGCGATCCGCCGGGCCTCGACGGGCGAGACGGTGATCGATCCGGCCCTGGGGTGA
- a CDS encoding RNA polymerase sigma factor yields the protein MADRTDWPGEALVVAAQAGDLDSLTALVAGSHPNVRRFAHSLCASREDAEDAAQEALIILYRRVGLLRASGALASWMFRIVRNECLRRARLMPRERPPLPDTAVMSAEDEVLRRLEAGRVAEAIAALPADQRSVLIMRDVQGHSGRTAAEALGLSTAAMKSRLHRARAALQHTLGDTRAHH from the coding sequence GTGGCTGACCGTACCGACTGGCCGGGCGAGGCGCTGGTGGTCGCCGCGCAGGCCGGTGACCTCGATTCGCTCACTGCGCTGGTCGCCGGGTCGCATCCGAACGTACGCCGCTTCGCGCACTCCTTGTGCGCATCGCGCGAGGACGCCGAGGACGCGGCCCAGGAAGCGCTGATCATCCTGTACCGCAGGGTCGGCTTGCTCAGGGCTTCCGGGGCGCTGGCGTCGTGGATGTTCCGCATCGTGCGCAACGAGTGCCTGCGCCGCGCCCGGCTGATGCCGAGGGAGCGCCCGCCGCTGCCGGACACGGCCGTCATGTCCGCCGAGGACGAGGTGCTGCGGCGCCTGGAGGCGGGACGGGTGGCGGAGGCCATCGCCGCGCTGCCGGCGGACCAACGGAGCGTGCTGATCATGCGGGACGTCCAGGGGCACAGCGGGCGGACCGCCGCCGAGGCCCTGGGCTTGAGCACCGCCGCGATGAAGTCGCGACTCCACCGCGCCCGTGCGGCACTCCAGCACACCCTGGGGGACACCCGTGCCCACCACTGA